ACCGCGCCCACCGGCCGACACCGTCGCGCCCGCGCGGTTCCTCGCGCGCTTCGATGCCGCGATCCTCGGCCACGACGCCGCAGAGCGGACGCGCATCCTGCCCGCGGAGTACAAGAAGCAGGTGATCTTCTCCGCGGAGGTCTGGACGACGTTCCTCGTCGATGGCTTCGTCGCGGGTCGCTGGAAGATCGCCGGCACGCCGAAGCAGGCCGTTCTCGAGCTCCTGCCGTTCAAACGGATCGCGAAGAGCGACAAGGCGGCGCTGGTCGACGAAGGCGAGCGTCTGGTGCGCTTCTCCTACCCGCATTCGAAGACGCACGGGGTGAAGGCGTGAGCGCGCGCGTTGCCGCCGATTCACCGGTCCTCACTCTGCGCGAGCTCAATCGCGCGGCGCTCGCTCGCCAGATGCTGCTGAAGCGCGAGTCGGTCCCCATCGTGAGCGCGGTCGAGCGCCTCGCGGCGCTGCAGGCGCAGTGGGCACCTTCGCCGTACATCGCGCTCTGGTCGCGGCTGAAGGATTTCGATCGGGCGAGCCTGTGGAACGCGATCGAGAAGAAGCGCACCGTGATCCGCGCGCGCCTCATGCGCGGGACGCTGCATCTCGTCAGCGCACGCGACTTCTACGCCTACGCGGTCGCGACACAGGACCTCCAGCGCGGCGCATGGAATCGACTCCAGGTCGGCCAGGGCGTCGATCCGAAGGCGGTCGCCAAGCTCGCCGTCGCGTTCGCGCGCGAACCGCGAGCAAAGGAGGACGTCGTCGCGCACCTCACCGAGAACCTTGGGTCCTTCGGCGGCCCGTACAAGTGGCTCATCTGGCGCTTCGTGAGCGCGCACGCCGATCTCGTGTCGGCTCCGCCAGGTGGGCATTGGGCATACGGAGGCACGGACGCGCCCTATGTCGCGGCGCGGCACTGGATCGCCAGCGGTTCCCGGCCGTCCGAAGAGGACGCGATCCGCCTGCTCATCACGAGGTATCTCGGTGCGTTCGGGCCGGCCAGCCTCGCGGACATCGCGCAGTTCGCGGGGCAGGCGCCACCCCGCATCCGCCCGGTGCTCGAGCAGCTCGTGCCCACCCTACGACGGTTCACCGACGAACAGGGTCGGGCGCTGTTCGACCTGCCGCGCGCGCCGCGGCCCGACGCGGACACGAAGGCGCCGGTCCGGTTCCTCCCGCGCTACGACGAGCTGCTCATCGGCTACAAACATCGCGACCGCGTGATCGCCGCCAAGCATCGCGCCACCATCTACACGAAGAACGCACTGATCGAGGCCGTCTTTCTCATCGACGGCGTGGCCGCCGGTACCTGGGCACTCGTGACAACGAGGACCGACGCCGTTCTGAACATCCGTCCCTTCGGCGCCCTGCCGCGCGCGATCCGAGCGGCAGCGATCGAAGAGGGCGAAGCGCTCGCGCGATTCATCGCGTCGGACGCGAAGACACACGGCGCCAGGGTCCTCGGATGAACCTCGCAGTCACGGAGCGCCGCGCGATCCTCCACTGCGATCTCGACGCGTTCTACGCCTCGGTCGAGCAGCGCGATCATCCCGAGTACCGCGGCAAGCCCGTGATCGTCGGCGGCGGACCCGGCGACCGCGGCGTCGTCGCCGCGGCGTCCTATGAAGCCCGCGCGTTCGGCGTCCACTCGGCGATGCCGCTCCAGACCGCTGGTCGACTATGCCCAGATGGCATCTTCGTTCCCGGGGATGGCCAAAAGTACGAAGAGGCGTCCGATGCCGTCATGGCGCTCTTCGCCGAGCGAACGCCGCTCGTCGAGCCGATCTCGCTCGACGAGGCGTTCCTCGATGTGACCGCGACCGAGCATTTGTTCGGCGGCGCGGAGAACATCGCGCGCGAGCTCAAGAGAGATGTGCGAGACCAGCTCGGCCTCGTGCTGTCGGTGGGCGTTGCGACGAACAAGCTCTGCGCGAAGATCGGGTCGGATCTGCGAAAGCCCGACGGCTTGGTCATCGTGCCCGCCGGCGGCGAGGAGGCCTTCCTTGCGCCACTCGAGCTCGGTCGGCTCTGGGGCGTTGGGCCCAAGACGCGCGAAGTGCTCGAGAGCTGGGGACTCCGGACGATCGCCGACCTCGCCGCCATGGACGTGAGCGTCCTTGAGGCACGCATGGGCGAGCACGGCCGCCACATCTGGGAGCGCGCTCACGGCATCGACGAGGGCGTCGTCATCGGCGACGGCAGAACGCCGAAGTCGGTCGGGCATTCCCACACCTTCGATCGGAACACGCTCGACAGCGCGACGATCGAATCGATGCTCCTCAACCTCTCCGAGGGCGTCGGCCGACGTTTGCGCGCCTACCAGCTTCGCGGCCGCACGATCACGCTGCATCTGCGCGTCGCGCCGTTCGAGACACGCACACGGCAGCGCACGCTGGCCGAGCCGACGGACGACGATCTCAAGATCTTCGGCACCGCCCGTCAATTGCTACGCGACGCGCTCGCCGAGGATCGGCAGAGCGGCCGGACCAGTCCGGTGCGTCTGGTCGGCGTCACGGCATCCGGGATCGAGGTCGGACGGCAGCTCGGACTCTTCGATCACGTGCGCACGACCCGACTCAACGCCGCGCTCGATGCGGTGCGCGAGAGGTTCGGTGACAAATCGCTCGACCGAGCGAGCGCGCGACTCCGCGAACGGCGTCGCTTCTCGGACCGGAGGACGAAGAAAACGACATGAGATGTCGACGGCATGTGGATAACGTGCGTCGAACCTGTGGATGAACCTGTGGACAAGAACGTGGACGAAAACCCTTGTTGCTTCGTTAGAGGCTGCGGATGATGCGCGGGATCGCGCGACGGGGAGGAACGGGTGCCAGACGACAAGATCGCCCAGGTCGCGATCGATTTCATCGCCTTCTGCTTCGAGCGAAAAGGAGCCGACTGGCCGGTCTTGTATGACGAGATGTGTTTCGTCGCCGGCAAGCGTCTCTACCGAGGGCTCGGATACGAAGAGCTCAGGGAAGCGGGTCTCGATTTCACACTCGCGGGGCTCGCAAGGACGAGCCGATTGACGAATGAAGTGACGAAACGTCTTCGGCAAGGGGCCCTGGCGGCGAGCTAGCGGCTGACATAGGCCACACCGGCAGAGGCGGCGAGTGAAAGGAAGCGCACTCGCCGCCTCTTTTTTCGTCTCTGTCAGAATGGTGAGGCGCGAGGGGAGCACAAAACGCTTTCGCAGCGCATGGTCCCGTGGTGCAGCGGCCTAGCATACGTCCCTGTCAAGGACGAGATCGCCGGTTCGAATCCGGTCGGGACCGCAGCGGTAGACACGTGTGAGCGGGAGTGATCCCGAGCTATCCGCCGAGTTCACTCACACATGTTGGTCCGTCGTCAGTTGAATCTCACGCTGACGGTCAACGCCGAGCAAGCATTCACGTCGCACCGCCGGTCTTCTTCGCGCTCGCCTAAGGTCGTTGCGGCTGGGGCTGCTGGGGCGTGCCAGGGCCCTGCTGACCCGGCGCGATCACTGGGCCACCGCGGTACGCCGGTCCGGCACCGGGCGGGATGAGCACCGCTCCGATGACGAGAACCGCAGCTAGCGCGATGCCAGTCGCCCCAGCGACCAGGCCGACCGTCCTCCGTCCCTCAGCTGCCGAGCCGGGCACCACCGTCGCGACCAGCCAGGTGATCCCGCTCGCCGCGAACGTGAGCATCAGGACCAGCGCCAGCGCACCAAGGAAACCGTAGCCGAGCATCAGACCCAACATCACTCGTACCTCCCGCCCCCGGCCACTCACTCACGATGTCCGCGATGGCACCGCCAAGTAT
This Candidatus Limnocylindria bacterium DNA region includes the following protein-coding sequences:
- a CDS encoding winged helix DNA-binding domain-containing protein, producing MSARVAADSPVLTLRELNRAALARQMLLKRESVPIVSAVERLAALQAQWAPSPYIALWSRLKDFDRASLWNAIEKKRTVIRARLMRGTLHLVSARDFYAYAVATQDLQRGAWNRLQVGQGVDPKAVAKLAVAFAREPRAKEDVVAHLTENLGSFGGPYKWLIWRFVSAHADLVSAPPGGHWAYGGTDAPYVAARHWIASGSRPSEEDAIRLLITRYLGAFGPASLADIAQFAGQAPPRIRPVLEQLVPTLRRFTDEQGRALFDLPRAPRPDADTKAPVRFLPRYDELLIGYKHRDRVIAAKHRATIYTKNALIEAVFLIDGVAAGTWALVTTRTDAVLNIRPFGALPRAIRAAAIEEGEALARFIASDAKTHGARVLG
- the dinB gene encoding DNA polymerase IV, which codes for MNLAVTERRAILHCDLDAFYASVEQRDHPEYRGKPVIVGGGPGDRGVVAAASYEARAFGVHSAMPLQTAGRLCPDGIFVPGDGQKYEEASDAVMALFAERTPLVEPISLDEAFLDVTATEHLFGGAENIARELKRDVRDQLGLVLSVGVATNKLCAKIGSDLRKPDGLVIVPAGGEEAFLAPLELGRLWGVGPKTREVLESWGLRTIADLAAMDVSVLEARMGEHGRHIWERAHGIDEGVVIGDGRTPKSVGHSHTFDRNTLDSATIESMLLNLSEGVGRRLRAYQLRGRTITLHLRVAPFETRTRQRTLAEPTDDDLKIFGTARQLLRDALAEDRQSGRTSPVRLVGVTASGIEVGRQLGLFDHVRTTRLNAALDAVRERFGDKSLDRASARLRERRRFSDRRTKKTT